The following coding sequences lie in one Biomphalaria glabrata chromosome 18, xgBioGlab47.1, whole genome shotgun sequence genomic window:
- the LOC129923983 gene encoding heat shock protein 68-like isoform X2, with translation MSVKAAVGIDLGTTYSCVAVVQNGKVEVVANDLGFRTTPSCVAFTESERLIGNAAKNQIANNPINTIFDVKRMIGRQYYDETIQEDIQSWPYKVSKVDNKVKINAEYKGELRLYSPEEISAMVLTKMKETAEIFLNEKVTDVVITVPAYFTEVQRQATKVAGEIAGLNVLRLISEPTAVALAYGVDKLIIGKKTVLIFDFGGGTLDVSIVTIRDGEDFEVKATAGDTHLGGSDFDKKMKEYFIEAFKDRYDKDISGNPRSVRRLLTACEDAKVVLSAKMETTVYVDALYKGKDFSTTFSRAAFEELCDDLLSSIIKPVEEALSIAHLNKNQIDHVILAGGSTRIPKVQKLLKDFFNGKELNKSINPDEAIAYGAAIQAALLTGNMGSFMKDIKLVDVTPLTLGIRVLGEILSPIIKRCSPIPTQHTETYVTIEDFQQEVAVSIYQGERPMIKDLTYLGHIMLTGIPPALRGEEKIEVTFSIDVDGILSVVVYQPTTGKSMDLVIQNVNGRLSKPEILKMIEDATKFKEDDKLMKEKAHVRNSLEEFVYKVKRCANATGEELAKEDKITVLEACSSIKEWMENNSQVEVDEVKTKHEELEELASSILLNLHRMTLTSKLTFN, from the coding sequence atGTCTGTTAAAGCTGCAGTTGGTATTGATCTAGGGACAACATATTCATGTGTTGCTGTCGTACAAAATGGGAAGGTGGAGGTTGTTGCTAACGACTTGGGCTTTAGAACCACTCCAAGTTGTGTCGCATTTACCGAAAGTGAACGTCTTATTGGAAATGCTGCCAAAAACCAAATTGCTAACAAtccaataaacacaatttttgACGTTAAACGAATGATTGGCAGACAATATTACGATGAAACAATACAAGAAGACATACAATCTTGGCCATATAAGGTATCAAAAGTTGATAACAAAGTTAAAATTAATGCTGAATATAAAGGAGAATTAAGATTGTATTCTCCTGAAGAAATAAGTGCAATGGTGCTTACAAAGATGAAGGAAACAGCTGAAATCTTTCTTAATGAGAAAGTGACGGACGTTGTCATTACAGTTCCAGCCTATTTTACTGAAGTCCAGAGACAGGCGACAAAAGTTGCTGGTGAAATAGCTGGACTAAACGTCTTGAGACTTATTAGTGAACCCACAGCTGTGGCTTTAGCTTATGGTGTAGATAAGTTAATTATTGGAAAGAAAACGGTTTTAATCTTTGACTTTGGGGGCGGTACTCTAGACGTATCAATAGTAACTATTCGTGACGGTGAAGACTTTGAAGTTAAAGCCACTGCTGGCGACACACACTTAGGCGGAAGTGATTTtgacaagaaaatgaaagaatacTTTATAGAAGCTTTTAAAGACAGATACGACAAAGATATAAGTGGAAATCCTAGATCAGTTAGAAGACTTCTTACTGCTTGTGAAGACGCCAAAGTAGTGCTCTCTGCCAAAATGGAAACGACTGTTTATGTTGATGCTTTATATAAAGGCAAAGATTTTTCAACTACATTTTCACGAGCAGCCTTTGAAGAGTTGTGTGATGATTTATTGTCATCTATAATCAAACCGGTCGAAGAAGCTCTTTCAATAGCACATCTTAACAAAAACCAAATCGATCACGTTATTCTTGCAGGAGGTTCAACTCGTATCCCTAAAGTACAGAAACTCTTAAAGGATTTCTTTAATGGCAAAGAGCTCAATAAATCTATTAACCCGGATGAGGCCATAGCTTATGGTGCGGCTATACAAGCTGCATTGCTAACAGGCAATATGGGTAGTTTCATGAAAGATATAAAGTTGGTTGACGTCACACCGCTTACTTTAGGCATTCGTGTTTTGGGCGAAATTTTGTCACCAATTATCAAAAGGTGCTCCCCCATTCCTACACAACACACAGAAACATATGTAACTATTGAAGATTTCCAACAAGAAGTCGCTGTTAGCATATATCAGGGTGAACGGCCCATGATTAAAGACCTCACTTATCTTGGTCATATTATGTTAACGGGAATACCACCTGCACTCCGTGGTGAAGAAAAGATCGAGGTAACTTTTTCTATAGACGTAGATGGTAtcttaagtgtagttgtatatCAGCCAACTACTGGGAAATCTATGGATTTAGTAATACAGAACGTCAATGGAAGGCTTAGTAAacctgaaattttaaaaatgattgaaGATGCTACAAAGTTTAAAGAAGACgacaaattaatgaaagaaaaagcaCACGTAAGGAATAGTTTGGAAGAGTTCGTCTATAAAGTTAAAAGATGTGCCAATGCCACTGGAGAGGAGTTAGCAAAAGAAGATAAAATCACTGTTTTGGAGGCCTGCAGTAGTATTAAAGAGTGGATGGAGAATAACAGCCAGGTAGAAGTGGATGAAGTTAAGACGAAACATGAAGAGCTAGAAGAGCtagcttcatccatattgttGAATTTGCACAGAATGACGCTAACATCAAAGCTGACCTTTAACTGA
- the LOC129923983 gene encoding heat shock 70 kDa protein II-like isoform X1 — protein sequence MNKILDVGIDLGATNSCVAVVQGNKVEVLENDMHSRLTPSYISFTETGRLIGDIARKQAAKNINSTIYDVKQIIGRQYDHEGVWRKKRYWPFKIQEENGKIKIKAQYKSCDRLFAPEEITAMLLINLKETAIAYLGPEVTNIVISVPAFFNDLQRQATIDAGFIAGLKVSIINEPAAAALTYFYQCGIREQKTVLFFDFGFGKLEVSIVLFPADSDFNFDIKATAHNMHLGGEDLDRAMVKYLMNEFEKLHKKTISRNMKSYMRLLTSWEDAKIVLSSNVKTSIQIDALIEDINFTFEITRETFEIVCRKLLEGILEPVQTALSNANIDKSQIDEIVLIGGSTRIPKVQTLLKDFFNQKELNKSLNADEAVAIGAAIHAYLSRRRNYQRYFADIIPYSLRCSASTEKMLTIFNKGTKIGLGWYHTFHTTEDKQAEMTFSVYQDDVSKRDQKTFLGAYTYNNIPPSPKGTQFVSLLCQIDNNGILVVYLQDEYFPQWKKLEIKNGNVQLSAEELQRLREEADKFKEDDKQQEEKAEIIYKFEHLLSATKPTENSSHFRDWHENKKWLEENRYIENDEIKAKLETLMKKYESKTSQPLIRSSMHFDEPSGNFKGKESLETKTKQQHLPHDVTIKTSTQPPDMQLQIHQGKKQRESSVD from the coding sequence ATGAACAAAATATTGGACGTCGGCATTGACCTCGGGGCGACAAATTCCTGTGTTGCTGTTGTACAAGGTAACAAAGTGGAAGTCCTTGAAAATGACATGCACAGCAGATTAACTCCAAGCTATATTTCTTTCACGGAAACCGGACGTCTTATTGGAGATATTGCTAgaaaacaagctgccaaaaatattaatagtacaatttatgatgtaaaacaaataataggAAGACAATATGACCACGAAGGagtttggagaaaaaaaagatattggcCATTTAAAATTCAAGAAgagaatggaaaaataaaaatcaaagcaCAATACAAATCTTGTGATCGACTTTTTGCACCAGAAGAAATCACTGCAATGTTGCTCATAAATCTAAAGGAAACGGCCATTGCTTATCTTGGGCCAGAAGTAACAAATATTGTTATTTCAGTGCCAGCATTTTTCAACGACTTACAAAGACAAGCCACAATAGATGCCGGATTTATTGCAGGCTTAAAAGTGTCAATAATCAATGAACCAGCGGCAGCTGCTTTAACATATTTTTACCAGTGTGGAATTCGTGAACAGAAAACAGTTTTGTTCTTTGACTTTGGTTTCGGAAAATTAGAAGtttcaattgttttatttccaGCTGATTCagattttaattttgatataaaaGCCACTGCACATAATATGCACCTTGGTGGAGAAGATTTAGACAGAGCAATGGTAAAATATTTGATGAATGAGTTTGaaaaattacataaaaaaaccATTAGTAGAAACATGAAATCTTACATGCGTCTTCTTACATCGTGGGAAGATGCTAAAATTGTTCTTTCCAGCAATGTCAAAACCTCTATCCAAATAGATGCATTGATTGAAGatattaattttacttttgaaattaCAAGAGAGACGTTTGAAATAGTGTGTAGAAAATTATTAGAAGGTATCCTTGAGCCTGTTCAAACAGCTCTCAGTAATGCAAATATTGACAAAAGCCAAATTGATGAAATAGTTCTTATAGGAGGTTCTACTCGAATACCAAAAGTGCAGACACtcctaaaagatttttttaatcaaaaagaGCTGAACAAATCTTTGAACGCAGATGAAGCTGTAGCGATTGGTGCAGCTATACATGCTTATCTCAGTCGACGTAGAAATTATCAGAGATATTTCGCTGATATAATTCCTTATTCATTAAGATGCTCAGCAAGTACAGAGAAGATGTTGACTATCTTTAACAAAGGCACAAAAATTGGACTAGGTTGGTATCATACATTTCATACAACTGAAGACAAACAGGCAGAAATGACATTTTCTGTTTATCAGGATGATGTTTCTAAACGTGATCAAAAAACCTTTTTAGGAGCCTACACCTACAATAATATTCCACCTAGTCCGAAAGGAACACAATTTGTAAGTTTATTATGTCAAATAGATAACAATGGAATTTTGGTTGTTTATTTACAAGACGAGTACTTTCCTCAATGGAAAAaacttgaaattaaaaatggaAATGTTCAACTTAGTGCAGAAGAACTTCAAAGATTGCGAGAAGAAGCAGACAAGTTTAAAGAAGACGACaaacaacaagaagaaaaagctgAGATTATATATAAATTCGAACATTTACTCTCTGCGACTAAGCCGACTGAAAATTCTTCTCACTTCAGAGATTggcatgaaaacaaaaaatggctaGAAGAAAATCGATATATTGAAAACGATGAAATTAAAGCAAAGTTAGAAACACTAATGAAAAAGTATGAATCGAAAACTTCTCAACCACTCATTAGAAGCTCTATGCATTTCGATGAGCCATCGGGAAACTTCAAAGGAAAAGAATCActggaaacaaaaacaaaacaacaacatcttcCGCATGACGTCACTATAAAAACATCAACGCAACCACCTGATATGCAACTGCAAATACATcagggaaaaaaacaacgtgAAAGTTCGGTTGACTAA
- the LOC129923984 gene encoding heat shock 70 kDa protein-like, with product MSPTVAVGIDLGTTYSCVAVLQNGRVEVIPNELGYRVTPSYVAFTDTERLVGNAAKNQAAMNPKNTIFDVKRIIGRKFMDETVQKDIRFWPFKVQNVNNHIKIKVEYKGRTKSFTPEEISSMVLMKMKETAETYLNQKVKDVVITVPAYFNELQKQATKDAGTIAGLNVLRIINEPTAAALAYGLDKGTQIKKNILVFDFGGGTLDVSIVAISEGSEYEVKATAGDTHLGGADLDNKIAAHFVGEFKREYSEDISESPRALRRMLTACEQAKIILSCRNETCINVEALFEGIDFSTKFTRARFEVVCADLLSSILNPVERALADAKLDKSEIDEVVLAGGSTRIPKVQNLLSEFFDGKQLNKSINPDEAIAYGAALQAAKLTGNMDNLVKDIILKDITPLSLGIEVQGKLMSEIVKRGTTIPTKLTKTFTTVEDYQTSMVVKVYEGERPMIKDNILLGSYRFTGILPALRGVAELNITFDINDDGILNVIMEDPSTRQSNKLLIKDEISRLSKEEIERMLAEAELFKEEDEKNKKLAEIRNKLEHFTYDVKRAVGAAGDKLSELDQKSVLEACDNAILWLERNTLADIEEIQFELSELQIISSSKMANLYNQGQYE from the coding sequence ATGAGTCCTACCGTAGCTGTTGGTATTGATCTCGGCACAACGTATTCCTGTGTTGCTGTATTACAAAACGGCAGAGTAGAAGTCATCCCAAATGAACTTGGTTACAGAGTAACACCGAGCTATGTTGCCTTTACTGACACTGAACGCCTAGTTGGAAATGCAGCGAAGAATCAGGCTGCAATGAACCCCAAAAATACCATTTTTGACGTTAAAAGAATTATTGGTCGAAAATTTATGGATGAGACAGTCCAAAAAGACATTCGCTTTTGGCCATTTAAAGTTCAGAATGTTAATAAccatattaaaataaaagtggAATACAAAGGTCGCACTAAATCATTTACCCCTGAAGAAATCAGCTCCATGGTCCTAATGAAAATGAAGGAAACAGCTGAGACATATTTAAATCAAAAAGTTAAAGATGTTGTTATAACAGTTCCAGCTTATTTTAATGAGTTGCAGAAACAAGCGACTAAAGATGCAGGAACAATAGCTGGTCTTAACGTATTAAGAATTATAAATGAACCAACTGCTGCAGCATTGGCTTATGGTCTGGACAAAGGAactcaaataaagaaaaatattttggtcTTTGACTTTGGAGGCGGTACATTGGACGTATCAATTGTAGCTATTTCTGAAGGATCAGAATATGAAGTCAAAGCGACCGCTGGTGACACACATTTAGGAGGGGCAGATTTGGATAACAAAATAGCTGCTCACTTTGTAGGGGAATTCAAAAGAGAGTATTCAGAAGATATAAGTGAAAGTCCTAGAGCTCTAAGACGAATGTTGACAGCTTGCGAGCAAGCCAAGATTATACTTTCCTGCAGGAATGAGACCTGCATAAATGTTGAAGCCTTATTCGAAGGTATTGATTTCTCTACTAAATTTACAAGAGCTAGATTTGAAGTAGTGTGCGCAGACCTACTATCCTCCATACTTAACCCAGTTGAACGGGCTCTAGCCGATGCGAAATTGGATAAAAGTGAAATCGATGAAGTAGTTCTTGCTGGAGGTTCTACTCGTATACCTAaagtacaaaatctgctaagtGAGTTTTTCGATGGAAAACAGTTAAATAAGTCCATCAACCCGGATGAAGCAATAGCTTATGGAGCTGCTCTACAGGCTGCAAAGTTAACAGGAAACATGGACAATTTGGTGAAAGATATCATTTTGAAAGACATTACACCTCTTTCCTTAGGTATTGAGGTTCAGGGGAAATTAATGTCTGAAATTGTTAAAAGAGGCACTACCATACCAACCAaattaacaaaaacatttactACAGTTGAAGACTATCAAACAAGTATGGTTGTTAAAGTTTATGAGGGAGAACGTCCTATGATCAAAGACAATATTCTTTTAGGATCCTACAGGTTTACCGGAATTCTGCCAGCTCTTCGAGGTGTTGCTGAGTTGAATATAACTTTTGATATAAACGACGATGGAATCTTGAATGTCATTATGGAAGACCCAAGTACTCGTCAgtctaataaattattaataaaagatGAAATTAGTCGACTTAGCAAGGAAGAAATCGAAAGAATGCTGGCAGAAGCAGAGCTATTCAAAGAGGAAgatgagaaaaataaaaaactggCTGAAATCAGAAATAAATTGGAACATTTTACTTATGATGTTAAGCGAGCCGTTGGCGCAGCCGGCGATAAACTGTCAGAATTAGACCAGAAAAGCGTTTTAGAAGCTTGCGACAATGCTATTTTATGGTTAGAACGCAATACGCTTGCAGACATTGAAGAAATTCAATTTGAATTATCAGAACTTCAAATAATCAGCTCTTCGAAAATGGCTAATTTGTACAATCAAGGACAATATGAATAG
- the LOC129923883 gene encoding heat shock 70 kDa protein II-like, whose protein sequence is MNQKVAVGIDLGTTNCCIAVVQNGKVEVVENELSSRLTPNYVSFTETVRLYGSDAQSQAIMNLCDTIFDVKQIIGRQIDDEIVQKNKIFWPFEIKEIKGKLKVKAKYKKKEELFAPEEISAMVLTTLKETAEAHVGQKIKDVVISVPANFNDLQRVATLNAGKIAGLNVLKLINEPTAAALTFGWTKDVGEQKTILIFDFGSCKLDVSIVNIRVSSKMEVEVKATAGDNLGGTDINRLMVLYLMELFNKKHQKDMSYSMKSIRRLFIAWEKAKIILSSNKETSITVDSLFDGIDFCTTITRAKFEEVCDDLLTSILLPVQRALHDARLDKSQIDEIVLVGGSTRIPRVQQLLSDSFGGKQLNKSLNADEAVAYGAALQAETLSRDKVHVSDIIPYDLVGVDERGCVLRLYEKGSNISQNVDWEIPTTHDTKKIHINFFQSSRFNRVELGSVTLNGTQPKPMFKLIVPIAFVIDCNGIFNVYAFDTKTSDYQHSEIRNERCRFSKKDLEQMLCKLEKYKLEEYQIKEQIEAKIHLQKCAYSFKRDLDAARHKMQPERHTSLTRYYNKVQSWLDTNSNAKEKEIERQLKSLQKGNELLSKETVKVSKL, encoded by the coding sequence ATGAACCAGAAAGTGGCAGTTGGCATTGACCTTGGGACAACAAATTGTTGCATAGCTGTTGTACAAAATGGAAAAGTCGAGGTCGTTGAAAATGAATTGAGCAGTAGACTAACACCGAATTATGTTTCCTTTACAGAGACAGTGCGTCTCTATGGGTCTGATGCCCAAAGTCAGGCTATTATGAACCtttgtgatacaatctttgatGTGAAACAAATCATTGGTCGACAAATTGATGATGAAATAgttcagaaaaataaaatattttggccaTTCGAAATCAAAGAAATTAAAGGCAAGTTAAAAGTTAAAGCGAAATACAAAAAGAAGGAGGAATTGTTCGCTCCAGAAGAAATAAGTGCAATGGTTCTCACAACATTAAAGGAAACAGCTGAAGCTCATGTTGgacagaaaataaaagatgtcGTCATCAGTGTCCCTGCTAATTTCAATGACCTACAGAGAGTAGCGACTTTAAATGCTGGGAAAATTGCAGGTTTGAACGTTTTAAAACTTATCAATGAGCCGACAGCAGCGGCGTTAACTTTTGGATGGACCAAAGATGTAGGagaacaaaaaactattttaatttttgacttTGGAAGCTGTAAATTGGACGTATCGATAGTCAACATTCGAGTTAGTTCAAAAATGGAGGTAGAAGTCAAAGCAACTGCTGGTGATAATCTAGGTGGAACAGATATAAACAGATTAATGGTACTGTATTTAATGGAATTGTTTAACAAAAAACATCAGAAAGATATGAGTTATAGCATGAAATCCATTAGACGTCTCTTTATAGCTTGGGAAAAAGCCAAGATCATACTGTCGAGCAATAAAGAAACTTCCATCACTGTTGACTCATTATTTGACGGTATTGATTTTTGCACTACAATTACAAGAGCGAAATTTGAAGAGGTTTGTGATGATTTGTTGACATCTATACTTCTTCCGGTCCAAAGAGCACTTCATGATGCCCGTCTTGATAAAAGCCAAATTGATGAAATAGTTCTTGTAGGAGGATCCACTCGTATACCTAGAGTACAACAACTGCTGAGTGATTCTTTCGGAGGCAAACAGTTAAACAAATCTCTTAATGCAGACGAGGCTGTAGCTTATGGGGCAGCTCTACAAGCTGAAACTCTTTCTAGAGACAAAGTACACGTTTCTGACATTATTCCTTATGATTTGGTAGGTGTTGACGAAAGAGGATGCGTCTTACGTTTGTATGAAAAAGGCTCAAATATTTCTCAAAATGTAGATTGGGAGATTCCAACAACTcatgacacaaaaaaaattcatattaatttttttcagtCTTCGAGGTTTAACCGTGTAGAGTTAGGATCAGTTACATTGAATGGAACTCAGCCCAAACCTATGTTTAAGCTCATAGTACCTATAGCTTTTGTTATTGATTGTAATGGAATTTTCAACGTCTATGCTTTTGATACCAAAACAAGCGATTATCAACATTCTGAAATAAGGAATGAAAGATGTAGATTTAGCAAAAAAGATCTGGAACAAATGTTGTGTAAGTTAGaaaaatataagttagaagaatatcaaattaaagaacaaattGAAGCTAAAATACATTTGCAAAAGTGTGCTTATAGTTTTAAACGAGACTTAGATGCTGCTCGCCATAAAATGCAACCAGAAAGGCATACCAGTTTAACTAGATATTATAATAAGGTTCAGTCTTGGCTGGACACTAACTCTAAtgctaaagaaaaagaaatagaacgTCAATTAAAGAGTCTCCAAAAAGGTAATGAATTATTATCAAAGGAAACTGTCAAAGTGTCTAAGTTGTAA
- the LOC106079716 gene encoding procathepsin L-like yields the protein MLKLAVALGLMAVVSCVSFDAEWIRFKSAYNKIYKDPREEMMRRNIWEGNLAYILKHNEAYANGEYSFYLGENAYADMSNEEFVKTMNGYRGHSGQGSHLIHVGGDVKDLPAEVDWRTKGYVTDVKDQGQCGSCWAFSTTGSLEGQHFKKTGKLVSLSEQNLVDCSQKQGNQGCNGGLMDQAFTYIKVNNGIDTEASYPYEGVDDTCRFKAANVGANDTGYVDVKSKDESALQDAVANVGPISVAIDASHASFQLYSGGVYHSILCSQTRLDHGVLAVGYGNDNGKDYWLVKNSWGSSWGLQGYIMMSRNKDNNCGIATAASYPTV from the exons atGTTGAAACTAGCAGTAGCTCTTGGTCTCATGGCCGTCGTGTCGTGTGTCTCTTTTGACGCTGAATGGATACGGTTCAAGTCTGCATACAACAAGATCTACAAAGACCCAAGAGAGGAGATGATGAG GCGTAACATCTGGGAGGGTAACTTGGCCTACATTCTGAAGCACAATGAAGCCTACGCCAATGGAGAGTACAGTTTCTACCTTGGTGAGAACGCCTATGCTGATATG TCAAATGAAGAGTTTGTCAAGACCATGAATGGCTACCGCGGACACAGTGGCCAGGGAAGTCACTTGATTCACGTTGGTGGAGATGTGAAGGACCTCCCAGCGGAAGTGGATTGGAGAACAAAGGGATACGTCACAGACGTTAAAGACCAG GGTCAATGCGGGTCATGCTGGGCTTTCTCAACCACCGGGTCACTGGAAGGTCAACACTTTAAGAAAACTGGCAAACTTGTTTCTCTGTCTGAGCAAAATCTGGTCGACTGCTCACAGAAGCAGG GTAACCAAGGCTGTAATGGCGGTCTAATGGACCAGGCTTTTACCTACATCAAGGTCAACAATGGTATCGATACCGAGGCTTCCTATCCATACGAGGGTGTA GATGACACCTGCAGGTTCAAGGCAGCCAATGTGGGCGCCAATGACACTGGTTATGTTGACGTCAAGTCCAAGGACGAGAGCGCCCTTCAGGATGCTGTTGCCAACGTGGGCCCCATCTCTGTTGCCATAGACGCCAGTCATGCCTCCTTCCAG TTGTACTCTGGTGGAGTTTACCACAGCATTTTGTGCAGTCAGACCAGACTTGACCACGGTGTGCTTGCAGTAGGTTACGGCAACGACAATGGCAAGGACTATTGGCTGGTCAAGAACAG cTGGGGATCTTCCTGGGGTCTCCAAGGCTACATCATGATGTCAAGAAACAAGGACAATAACTGCGGCATTGCCACTGCTGCCAGCTACCCAACAGTTTAA